In the Oncorhynchus keta strain PuntledgeMale-10-30-2019 chromosome 29, Oket_V2, whole genome shotgun sequence genome, one interval contains:
- the LOC118362502 gene encoding iron-sulfur cluster assembly 2 homolog, mitochondrial-like, translating to MLWKMFFVLRRGAMLSATKTMSWTFARASFPLLTNVGQPILLRCPQSSQPLYTSLSRLSSKSAQEKTAESSPVEEKVYLSASCVKRLREIMDKGQYLRIQVEGGGCSGFQYKFVIDSTRNEEDRVFEQGGVGVIVDQESLEFVKGSTLDYTQELIRSSFQMLKNPQADHGCSCGTSFSVKL from the exons ATGTTATGGAAGATGTTTTTCGTACTACGGCGAGGAGCAATGTTGAGTGCAACAAAGACAATGTCATGGACCTTTGCTAG GGCCTCATTTCCCCTTCTCACCAATGTGGGCCAACCAATATTGCTGAGATGTCCACAAAGTTCTCAACCTCTCTACACAAGTCTCTCACGCTTGAGCAGCAAATCAGCCCAGGAGAAAACGGCAGAGTCCAGTCCAGTTGAAGAGAAAGTATACCTCAGTGCATcatgtgttaag AGGCTAAGAGAGATCATGGATAAGGGACAGTACCTGAGAATACAGGTGGAAGGGGGAGGCTGCTCTGGGTTCCAGTACAAGTTTGTCATTGACAGTACCAGGAACGAGGAGGACAG ggtgttTGAGCAAGGAGGGGTAGGGGTCATTGTGGACCAAGAGAGCCTGGAGTTTGTGAAAGGCTCTACACTGGACTATACTCAGGAGCTGATTCGCTCCTCCTTCCAGATGCTGAAAAACCCTCAGGCAGACCACGGCTGCTCATGCGGAACCTCCTTCTCAGTCAAGTTATGA
- the LOC118362503 gene encoding NPC intracellular cholesterol transporter 2-like — MDFHAASIIVLFSLIALTCAEPVKFADCGSDVGKVVIVDIQPCPKQPCELHKGQAYAVNVTFDSAVESQTSKAIVHGVIAGVPIPFPIPIEDGCKSGIECPIQKAQSYHYVTQLPVKSEYPSIKLVVEWELRDDTGKDLFCIKFPVQIVS, encoded by the exons ATGGATTTTCATGCTGCTTCCATCATTGTTCTGTTCTCCCTTATTGCTCTCACCTGCGCAGAACCTGTGAAATTTGCAGATTGTG GCTCTGATGTTGGTAAAGTGGTGATTGTTGACATCCAACCTTGTCCTAAACAACCATGTGAGCTCCATAAAGGACAGGCCTATGCTGTCAATGTGACATTCGACAGTG CGGTTGAGAGCCAGACGAGTAAAGCAATTGTCCACGGTGTGATTGCTGGCGTTCCCATCCCATTCCCCATCCCCATTGAAGATGGCTGCAAGTCTGGGATCGAGTGCCCCATTCAAAAGGCACAGAGCTATCACTATGTGACTCAGCTTCCTGTGAAGTCTGAGTACCCCTCT ATCAAGCTGGTTGTTGAATGGGAGCTGAGAGATGACACTGGCAAAGACTTGTTCTGCATAAAGTTCCCAGTCCAGATCGTAAGCTGA